CAATGGCTGGTAATCATGTTTAATCACAAGATGGAAAGAGTAGCTACAATTCGTTAAATCAATTTATAGATAAACTGTGAAGGAATGAAATGAGCAAATCACTCAGAAGAGAATTACTAACGCGCTAATAAGGTTTACGATAATTTGGACTGAAGCAAAAATATGAATAATTCGTAAGTGTTCATAATAAAAGCTAACATGCAGTATTACTTGGTTTCACGTTAAAAAGTATGTGTCATAAGGCCTCACAGTAGTGTATCCTTAGGATACACTACAATATGTATCATTGGTGAAGACTCAGCTGGATAGTGTCGCACAGTTCTCATCTATTTTAATTATATTGGTTATAAATGAGCCTAAAAAATATAATCTCATTTGAATGTTATTCAGTATTTTAATCTCAAAAGTGATGTGTCCTTACTAATAGGATTTCATACAAGCTGGAAGTCAACAGATAAGGAGTCCCCAGGTGCTCCCTCACCATGGACCAGTGACTGGATTAGTTCGATGCCGTCCAGCAGGTAGTCGTCGTCATAGTCGTGAGCCAGGAAGAGGTGGTAGCGTTTCTCAGGTGTTGACATGCTCTCCAGGTTGAGGTGACCTTCACTCTGTAGATGCTCGGCCAAGTGCACATCTTTGTGACTCTCCTCCTGCTTCCTGCTGAAACATGCTTACGTATATAAGTGGATACAAGCAGGTGCAGCGCCTTGCGGCCCTGCTGCTATACATAGTCGATTATACTAATATTTACAATATACAATAACTTAAGAACTGCGATTTGTCTATGATTACCTCAGTACCCAATTTTAGTATCCCACAAGTCCTATCAACCTACCTAAAAACTCCATAAAAGGCCTAAAAGTTGGAACCCCCTTAAAAAATGCAAAAAGTTTCGAGCCTGACATCTGATTaaaaaaatagttaaaaaatCACCTACTTCATCAGTCGTAATTTTTGTATAGACTAATTTTATTAAAGCTTAGTTTATCAACACCATCCCTGTTTATCCATATCTTATTAGCATTCACATTGTTCTCACTCTCACTAATTAATTTCAATATACTCGTATGGAATAACCACTACGAACATTATAACAAATAGTCTTAAAAAAAAAGTCCCAAACTGACAATCATAAATCAACGAATTCAAATTAATGCCAAAGATTTGCAAACTTTATCATTTGTGTAAACCAGTGTTCCCCAAACTGGTCAATATCGACCCCTAAGGGTCAATAGTACTACCGAAGGAGTCAATAAATGGCTCGGGTCAAAATGGGCGTGAGTAAATGTCTGGGGGTGCGATTTACATTGTGTATCTGTGACCTTCCAGCCTTTCCCTTGTCTCTCTCATGTCCCGGGAAGGATATACACACGTGTAATGCTCCTCCTGTTCACTTCCTGTACTGAGCGTACTTCCTCACCTGTTGCTAAATACCCCCGGCTTTGTGCAGTAGCTGAGCCATTTTAACTTGCTTTCCCAAGCTCGTACATGGTTACCTGCAATATACCTGAAggggggtttcaggggtcaacgcccccgcggtccattCCGTGATCAGTTCTCGTGATGGaaaagggcctgatcaaccagactgttactgctggccgcaaagGCCAACAGTAACTGGCCATGCAAAGGCAAGTCTAACTAAGCAGGAGGAACAGAGTGAAcctggaagagcctggtgacttacCACTATAACTAACTCATCAATCACCAACCAAATATCAGTTGACGTTCATCAGATGTAagttaaattttatattttttcataATTTAAACATTACCCATACTTTATGAAgaccttgttattattatttgtagtagtgatagttaaagtaatatttattaaattattttcacaTAAATGTTTGACGTTCGATAAATAATCTGAaacttgatgatgttgatgaggtGAAGAGTTTGGTAAGTCCTGTGTTGTAGACCATCGTCCAGTACTTATAAGCTCATTAATAGGCTGCCCGAAATCCTCTGTATAATTAAGGACTTTCTATGGAGTATGCTAACAATGTCAATTAATCATATATCATCTGTATAGTGTaatatttaaaaattaaaattattattattattattattattattattattattattattattattattattattattattattattattattattattattgcctttGTCCTAAGCTCACTTGATCTTATTCCTAGCGTAGATCTTGTGACCTCATCTTATGTAcattgttgagagagagagagagagagagagagagagagagagagagagagagagagagagagagagagagagagagagagagagagagagagagagagaatgaaaaatTTCAAATTAAATGTCCACACGTACTTTGCTTCGTCATCGATTTGTCTTTctctttcttgttcttgttcttcttgccCTTGTCCCATCTGAACTTgtccttgttgttcttgttcttgtccatGTACGTGCCCTTGTCCTTGTTGCTCTTGTATCTGTTCTTGTACTTGCCCTTGTCCATGTACTTGTGCTTGTATATGCTGTTCCTCTCCTTGTCCTTGAACTTGCCCATGTAGCTCGTGGTTCTGGGAATCCTGgatggtatcctgggtgttaacaGCAGCAGCCAGTAGCATCAGCAGGAATAGCATCAGCGAGGCTGATGAATCCCGCACTAAGACCCACGTCATTGGTTCAGCCTAAGGGAATAAACAAagcgatatgaggatgaggaacaggatgggtgcGCGtcctgtgctttgtggaacagagcttttcactatggcagcttcctaTTTAACTCTGCTTACCACTACTGTTTGTactcgattggttagaaagttgaagatccaccttcccactttgccagttatccctttagcacgcattttgcatgctattacaccatgatggcacttgtcaaaggctttagcaaagcctgtgtatattacatctgcattctgtttgtcttccagtgcatccaagaccgtatcatagtgatccagtagttgcgagagacaAAAGCAACCcgttctgaacccatgttgccctggattgtgcagttttggggaatccaagtggttagcaatcatgcttcttagtactctttcaaagatttttatgatgtaggacgttagagctgttggtctatagttcttaggtaATGCTTTGCTTTGTTGGCATCAGGTCGAGCTGTTGTGACGTCACCAAATGTTGACATCATGTGTGATAGTAAACACAACTTTAAAAATGTCTTCCATATTAGAAGAGAATGAGTTACACGTAGTGCGTGTTGTCATCCACCTCTGCTGCACTCTTACACTCATACTCAATTAGTATTAAGTTCGTCCTTACAGAGTTTGTATACTTTACGTTTCCCCAATTTCGTTTTAAACGTaagtgcgtactcacctaatttttgtCGCTGAAGTCAAGTCTTAGGTAGGTCCTGGCCTCACCTATTGAGTACAAGCGACCAGGTTTACGGATTCCAGGCTTCCTAGGCTCGGTTGtacaaaccatggtacgggtggggttagaacccatggcaagtgactcgtaaaactccaggtcagtccgtggtttgtttgcaatcgtgttcaATGATTTGATTTCGTGAGTTACTGTACAAATACTTGAAACAGCATGTGGAGTTCGTTGTCACAAGTGTCCTTTGTATTCGTTTCTTGAAGTTTGTTCTTCTCGGTATGGCTTTgccaaagtatcggtatcggTGGGTATCGGCTAATTTTAATGATATCTGTGTCTGTATAGGCCTATAATTCAGAATCTGTATTGGCAAAAAATTTTGTTATCGTCCCGTCCCTACCTGTCACTATCCCTGAGGATAGTACATATAGTGACCATtttgtttctggttcttctgtcaTCTAGGTTCGTTAAGTTCAGTTTCTTTTGTCATTTGTTAAGGCCTTTGCACTCAGCTCAGGGACTGTTCTTGTTGAAAATTCCGAAATTTTACTAGCTGCTGGACGTCCTTCACCAGATGTGAGTAAGACATACTGTATACAACAGTTGGGTTTCTTCATTGTCGAAATATATCGCCTGTTCTGCAGACTTCTTCCCTCGAGTACAGAGGTGACGAATGTTGTAGACAGCAGAAGCTGGGACGAGGTAAAAATGACGTGATTAGTCCGTCAGTAGTGAAGAAGTAGTTTTGagacagttcctcagtcttgagaagAGTTCGTATCCTGAGTTAGATAGATTCAGTAGTTTCCGTAggtctctgtattcgactgaagaaaccgaAAGAGCAGGAGATAAGTTTggacaaaaaaataaataaaaatacataactgctccatgtgtcttactcatgtactagtcggtattatataccattattataattattattaggcTTCATGCCATTCCTGCTCTGAAAATGGCTCCGACACCCGAGGTGCAAACACCATAGAGAACTTAGTTGAAGTTCACGAAGGAGTTGCTCTTTTTTTCTTCTAAGTTAGTAATGAAATAACGTTCCACCAGCTGGTTATCAAGGAATTTACCCGTAGTTAATGAGTTGTTAATTATATTTATGTGTTTTGTTCGGTATGTTAATGCCTTCTCTTAGTATTCGTGGTGATATTTTATTGGGTAGTAGTGATACCTTTAAGTTGTGATATCTTTAGTTGAAGCTGCATCAAGAGTCTCCTCACTTCGTCAATGGCCATTAAATTGTTGATAGTTCCACTTGGTTTACACTCTTCTATACCTATATATTCCATATTCAAAGGTAAGTGCTGAACATATTGGGGTCATATAGCGTGGGGTAAATAAtctggttcgatccaaggaaaagaCAGCTCCATTTTCTTTGATAAAGAGTTTTCACCAGCCCCGAAGCACCTCCCTTAAAGAACCTTCAGTCCTATCATTGGCTCTTCCTCATTTGCTGgttatgtggaaaatactgtatatattttccagaaattcagtatttatatgtaagtagatggccatactgtatttaataatatttatgtcatagaaaacggaaagcctgcgtctgggcagaagggactcgccatcttggttttgaattttgtacaaacgttggtgtaatgggaagaatttttcgtgctctagaggttaaaattgtgttgacacctctcaaataggaggcgaaattggtggatgtgcattcctgcataacttgagatatcagacgactggacaagacagctccaggaacctcagataagctctctagatttgtgtgtaattctggccagaattattttcatagatttagttagagtgaggttttctgagtatgatatacattaatctccagtcaaattggtgagtgatattaaaatatattttccttctgttatgtaattgtgtatatatataaccatttattatttttaatatacagtccacaaaacttatatatttaccagtattcctggttatacatatttcattggtaattaataggtccagagcaacttgtggatatgacagtggtaggtattgaagggggacattttttgcgacctaggtgtcccaaattcctacttgtctaactgataaataataattatcttctcatttactgttatgtatataatgatacattcagataaatgcaattttccaaatttaaatgcccgttggtccttcttgaactggaggtaattagtgaagtcattaattagttaattacttaataattatatgtgaaatgacagaaggagatggatgttaaattcacaaatttacttaatgtgtagtggattataattattacaatattaattttgataagtcaagtctggctaagtttatattaatttgtataatattaatttgataagacaattctggccaagatttatatcagtgtaacATTTCGTAATTGATTTGTAATTGATTTTGTAATTGATAAGAAAAGTGTGTCTAAAGCttataatgtgtataatattaattttgctatgccaaattctggcaaggatttattaatttatataatattaattttgataagccaagtttggctaaaggtttgtattaatgcacatttaaaattatataattttttatatgtaattgctaagctcaagtagctaggatttattcaaaggtaagttgtatcaatgttgtaagttgtaatcagtgttattaataaagttgaatttaatacattgcatcatggctgaaattgaggaaattaatatagaagacaaacatatggaatatagagcaaagaaagcatctctgcaagctagaaagggtcatgtaacaaaagcatacaataaatgtttggaattaatgaatcaagaaactgtgaatactgatgatttaaaattgtatttagatgctttaggtaatagatatgattcatacaaattatattacaacaaatatgaaggagatttgttagtaaactgtgtagatgagactgaagtagatcttatgattaatcagtattatgaattagaagaaaagattctttcttgtaaaagtcaggctttgaataaattaaaatgtgtaaaccaggcagttggtcagtctgctccaacaaatatgtctttgccaaaactcccagaattgtgtttgcctgtgtttaatcctggagaaaattgggaggaattttggtcaatttttaaagcagctgtgcatgacaggagtgacctagcctgtgtaactaaattattttatctCAAAGGACAGGTAAAAGGAGATActcacatactgatacaagcctttcccaatgtagatgactcttacaaggaagcagttgacttgttgaaggtcacttatggtaatatagaacaaagtaggttggatctagtgaatatcattgttaatttaaaatctccagatcacacttacaaaggtttacagcagtttagagttaaactggagagcactctcaaaactttaagtaataaatataatctgaaggaatcagactggttactgagtgccatagtacagaataaattaagctgtaaaacacttgaatgattctcgaacaagtatcacaagagttattttggtctggaggaaataagactaggtctacaagaattaattgttcagttgcagaccagccaactaactcatcttaaagatgcaacacataataactctgaggtatctgtcaagtttcacaaagggaaaaattatcccaatggtaataatcaaatttcatttcctaaaaagagttgcatagatgcatatcaagtagcaggaatcagaaataatgattctccacaaggtaagaagaataagtaccctcctaagagtagcccagttaataagaaaccagtcaaagaaaagagagattgtcttttctgcaagggtactcatgtttctaagaattgcaatgcatgcaattcatggaatgataaagttgaaagattggaggaacttgacagatgtatcaggtgtttgggtaatcacaatgtaaaggattgttatgccaaattaaacttctgttatcaatgtcacaaaggaagacaccatatagtcatgtgtaaaggtctatatgataatgttgataataatgataatgttgacaatcctgacacaacagtggctaatgtaaaaattactgctaatgttaataatgatggttttgctgaagtagccttacctgtgttacaggtaaaaattgatgaaaaacgcataaataaaaaattgtaactgcattattggactaGGGATCCCAGcttactttcataaaacgtaaatgtcttgatggtatgaaagtacagatgggagatcccccaactttaaaattatctggttttctctcggataaaagggctcaattgt
The Cherax quadricarinatus isolate ZL_2023a chromosome 32, ASM3850222v1, whole genome shotgun sequence DNA segment above includes these coding regions:
- the LOC138853527 gene encoding lymphotoxin beta receptor inhibitor-like isoform X3 produces the protein MTWVLVRDSSASLMLFLLMLLAAAVNTQDTIQDSQNHELHGQVQGQGEEQHIQAQVHGQGQVQEQIQEQQGQGHVHGQEQEQQGQVQMGQGQEEQEQERERQIDDEANRKQEESHKDVHLAEHLQSEGHLNLESMSTPEKRYHLFLAHDYDDDYLLDGIELIQSLVHGEGAPGDSLSVDFQLV
- the LOC138853527 gene encoding lymphotoxin beta receptor inhibitor-like isoform X2; translated protein: MTWVLVRDSSASLMLFLLMLLAAAVNTQDTIQDSQNHELHGQVQGQGEEQHIQAQVHGQGQVQEQIQEQQGQGHVHGQEQEQQGQVQMGQGQEEQEQERERQIDDEAKKQEESHKDVHLAEHLQSEGHLNLESMSTPEKRYHLFLAHDYDDDYLLDGIELIQSLVHGRARLPLTEEELSAKIDHLLQQFDGDQDGKLSFPEYMKSFI
- the LOC138853527 gene encoding lymphotoxin beta receptor inhibitor-like isoform X1, with the protein product MTWVLVRDSSASLMLFLLMLLAAAVNTQDTIQDSQNHELHGQVQGQGEEQHIQAQVHGQGQVQEQIQEQQGQGHVHGQEQEQQGQVQMGQGQEEQEQERERQIDDEANRKQEESHKDVHLAEHLQSEGHLNLESMSTPEKRYHLFLAHDYDDDYLLDGIELIQSLVHGRARLPLTEEELSAKIDHLLQQFDGDQDGKLSFPEYMKSFI